The following coding sequences lie in one Mycobacterium gordonae genomic window:
- a CDS encoding PPE family protein, with product MSYAVFAPEINSALIFAGPGSSPMLAASAAWAEVSDELTSAAESFAAITADLSTSAWQGPAAAAMTAAAAPYAGWLNVAAAHAAGAAAQANTVAGAFESARAAMVHPATVTANRNAFVQLVLSNIFGQNAPAIASAEFAYEEMWATDVVTMAGYHSAAAAVAAQLAPLQSLLPNLGIGNRGTANLGGGNTGDSNLGSGNIGNGNVGGGNVGSSNIGSGNSGNGNWGSGNTGQGNTGSGNFGNQNFGSGNFGSNNIGFGNNAPDAVNGATDNIGSGNFGSGNRGNGNQGYQNIGSGNTGDFNVGLGNKGNNNFGFGNTGYNNIGFGNSGTGNIGFGLSGTNQMGFGALNTGSGNIGLFNSGTNNVGFFNTGDGNWGIGNSGSTSTGLFNTGNFNTGIGNSGSHNTGVWNSGSGTLLFNGGNTGFGNSGDVNTGFANAGIANVGSFNAGSFNTGSFNSGTANTGDFIAGQSNSGWFNGGNSNTGIGNSGNSNTGGLNAGNLNTGFGSATDQAVANSGFGNTGSGNSGFFNSGNNNSGYGNKGVDDSGFGNVGDLDSGYWNSGGNAHAGVMNSGGNGGNGGIKAGFFNSGTGSLISGMFNSSHSGELSGLGNSGPGFSSGFANSGGQNSGGFNSGMNQAGFFRR from the coding sequence ATGAGTTACGCCGTCTTTGCACCGGAAATCAATTCCGCGCTGATTTTCGCCGGCCCAGGTTCATCACCGATGTTGGCGGCTTCGGCGGCCTGGGCCGAGGTATCCGACGAATTGACCTCGGCGGCCGAATCGTTCGCCGCGATCACCGCGGACCTGTCGACCTCGGCCTGGCAAGGCCCGGCCGCCGCCGCCATGACGGCCGCCGCCGCGCCTTATGCGGGATGGCTGAACGTCGCGGCCGCGCACGCTGCCGGTGCCGCGGCTCAGGCCAACACGGTAGCCGGCGCATTCGAGTCCGCCCGGGCTGCCATGGTCCATCCGGCGACCGTCACCGCGAACCGAAATGCGTTCGTGCAGTTGGTGTTGTCGAACATCTTTGGACAGAACGCCCCGGCCATCGCGTCAGCGGAGTTCGCGTATGAAGAGATGTGGGCCACCGACGTGGTCACCATGGCGGGGTATCACAGCGCGGCAGCCGCGGTGGCCGCGCAGCTGGCGCCTCTACAAAGCCTGCTGCCCAACCTCGGCATCGGCAACAGGGGCACCGCCAACCTGGGCGGCGGCAATACCGGCGATTCCAATCTGGGCAGCGGAAACATCGGCAATGGGAATGTCGGTGGTGGGAACGTGGGCAGCAGCAACATCGGCAGCGGGAATAGCGGCAACGGCAACTGGGGTAGCGGGAACACCGGCCAGGGAAACACCGGTAGCGGCAACTTCGGGAATCAGAATTTCGGTAGCGGCAACTTCGGCAGTAACAATATCGGCTTCGGCAATAACGCGCCGGACGCTGTGAACGGTGCGACGGATAACATCGGCAGCGGGAACTTCGGCAGCGGGAACCGCGGTAACGGGAATCAGGGCTACCAGAATATCGGCTCGGGCAACACCGGCGACTTCAACGTGGGTCTGGGCAACAAGGGCAACAACAATTTCGGGTTCGGCAACACCGGCTACAACAACATCGGCTTCGGCAATTCCGGCACCGGCAATATCGGCTTCGGGCTCAGCGGCACCAACCAAATGGGCTTTGGCGCACTCAACACCGGAAGCGGCAACATCGGCCTCTTCAACTCCGGCACCAACAACGTCGGCTTCTTCAACACCGGCGATGGCAACTGGGGCATCGGCAACTCGGGGTCCACCTCCACCGGGCTGTTCAACACCGGCAACTTCAACACCGGCATCGGCAACTCCGGCAGCCACAACACCGGAGTGTGGAATTCGGGCAGCGGAACACTCCTGTTCAACGGCGGCAACACCGGCTTCGGCAACTCCGGCGACGTCAATACCGGATTCGCCAACGCCGGCATCGCCAACGTCGGCAGCTTCAACGCTGGTTCCTTCAACACGGGGTCCTTCAACTCAGGCACCGCCAATACCGGCGACTTCATTGCCGGCCAAAGCAATTCGGGTTGGTTCAATGGCGGCAACAGCAACACCGGCATCGGGAACTCCGGCAACTCGAACACCGGAGGGCTCAATGCGGGGAATCTGAACACCGGTTTCGGCAGTGCCACCGATCAGGCGGTGGCGAACTCGGGCTTCGGGAACACCGGCTCGGGTAACTCCGGCTTCTTCAACTCAGGCAACAACAACTCCGGCTACGGCAACAAGGGCGTGGACGATTCCGGCTTCGGCAACGTCGGCGACCTGGACAGCGGCTACTGGAACTCGGGCGGCAACGCACACGCCGGAGTGATGAATTCCGGTGGCAATGGCGGCAACGGCGGCATCAAGGCAGGGTTTTTCAACTCGGGGACCGGCAGCCTGATCTCCGGCATGTTCAATTCGAGTCACTCCGGGGAGTTGTCGGGATTGGGTAACTCGGGACCCGGGTTCAGCTCCGGGTTCGCCAACTCAGGTGGCCAAAATTCCGGTGGCTTCAATTCCGGCATGAACCAGGCCGGCTTCTTCCGGCGGTGA
- a CDS encoding M20 family metallopeptidase — MPRDTTKASALDSVEAAVRRRRGDLVELSHAIHAQPELAFAEHRSCAKAKELVAQRGFEIAPVAGLDTAFRADFGSGPLVVGVCAEYDALPEIGHACGHNIIAASAVGTALALAEVADELGLTVALLGTPAEESGGGKALMLQAGTFDDVAVAVMVHPGPTDIAGARSLALSEVTVDYRGKESHAAVAPFMGLNAADAVTVAQVAIGLLRQQLAPGQMMHGIVTDGGQAVNVIPGQAALKYAMRAVDSDSLRDLEGRMYSCFAAGALAAGCEYEISEAGPPYAELRPDQWLADVFRAEMRRLGREPVPAGVESGLPLGSTDMGNVTHVLPGIHPVIGVDAGGATVHQRAFAAAAAGPSADRAVVEGAIMLARTVVALATDSGERDRVLAAREHRAAAR; from the coding sequence ATGCCTCGGGACACGACGAAAGCCAGCGCGCTGGACAGCGTGGAGGCAGCGGTGCGCCGCCGCCGCGGTGACCTGGTCGAGCTGTCCCATGCGATCCACGCGCAGCCCGAGCTGGCGTTCGCCGAGCACCGCAGCTGTGCCAAGGCCAAAGAACTTGTCGCTCAACGAGGTTTCGAGATCGCCCCGGTCGCCGGACTGGACACCGCGTTCCGGGCGGATTTCGGCAGCGGGCCGCTGGTTGTCGGCGTGTGCGCCGAATACGACGCACTGCCCGAGATCGGTCACGCCTGCGGCCACAACATCATCGCGGCCTCCGCGGTGGGCACCGCGTTGGCGCTGGCCGAGGTAGCCGACGAACTGGGCCTGACGGTGGCGCTGCTGGGCACACCTGCCGAGGAATCGGGCGGTGGCAAGGCGCTGATGTTGCAGGCCGGGACGTTCGACGACGTCGCGGTGGCCGTGATGGTGCACCCGGGGCCCACCGATATCGCCGGGGCTCGGTCGCTGGCGCTGTCCGAGGTCACCGTGGATTACCGGGGCAAGGAGTCGCATGCGGCTGTGGCCCCTTTCATGGGGCTCAATGCGGCTGACGCGGTGACCGTCGCGCAGGTGGCCATCGGTCTGCTGCGCCAGCAATTGGCGCCCGGGCAGATGATGCACGGCATCGTCACCGACGGCGGGCAGGCGGTCAACGTCATCCCGGGGCAGGCGGCGCTGAAATATGCCATGCGCGCGGTTGATTCGGATTCGCTGCGCGACCTGGAGGGCAGGATGTACTCCTGCTTCGCCGCAGGCGCACTGGCTGCCGGGTGCGAGTACGAGATCAGCGAGGCGGGGCCGCCCTACGCGGAGCTGCGGCCCGACCAGTGGCTGGCCGATGTCTTCCGTGCGGAGATGCGCCGGCTCGGGCGCGAACCGGTGCCGGCGGGTGTGGAGTCGGGGCTGCCGTTGGGCAGCACCGACATGGGTAACGTGACGCACGTGCTGCCCGGTATCCACCCCGTGATCGGCGTCGACGCGGGAGGTGCAACGGTGCACCAGCGTGCCTTCGCGGCCGCGGCGGCCGGGCCCAGCGCAGACCGGGCCGTGGTCGAGGGCGCGATCATGCTGGCGCGCACCGTCGTTGCGCTCGCTACGGACTCAGGTGAGCGAGACCGGGTGCTGGCGGCCCGTGAGCACAGGGCGGCCGCGCGATGA
- a CDS encoding M20 family metallopeptidase codes for MSLVDSAESWLAAHYDDLVDWRRHIHRYPELGRQEFATTQFVAERLADAGLNPKVLPGGTGLTCDFGPEHQPRIALRADMDALPMAERTGAPYASTMPNIAHACGHDAHTAILLGTALALASVPELPVGVRLIFQAAEELMPGGAIDAIAAGALTGVSRIFALHCDPRLEVGKVAVRLGPITSAADQLEITLYSPGGHTSRPHLTADLVYGLGTLITGLPGVLSRRIDPRNSTVLVWGAVNAGVAPNAIPQSGVLAGTVRTASRQTWIDLEAIICEAVTGLLSPLAIEHTLAYRRGVPPVVNEDVSTRILTHAIEAVGPDVLADTRQSGGGEDFSWYLEEVPGAMARLGVWSGDGPQLDLHQPTFDLDERALAIGVRVMVNIIEQSAAF; via the coding sequence ATGAGCCTGGTCGACAGTGCCGAGTCATGGCTGGCCGCCCACTACGACGACCTGGTCGACTGGCGCCGGCACATCCACCGCTATCCCGAACTGGGCCGACAGGAGTTCGCCACCACCCAGTTCGTCGCCGAGCGTCTGGCCGACGCCGGGCTCAATCCCAAGGTGCTGCCCGGCGGGACGGGTCTGACGTGCGACTTCGGGCCGGAGCATCAGCCGCGCATTGCGCTGCGTGCCGATATGGATGCGCTCCCGATGGCCGAGCGGACCGGCGCGCCGTACGCCTCGACAATGCCCAACATCGCACACGCCTGCGGTCACGACGCGCACACCGCGATCCTGCTGGGAACCGCGCTGGCGCTGGCGTCGGTGCCCGAGCTTCCCGTCGGTGTGCGGTTGATCTTCCAGGCCGCCGAGGAGCTGATGCCCGGCGGTGCCATCGACGCGATAGCCGCCGGCGCGCTGACTGGGGTGTCGCGGATCTTCGCGCTGCACTGTGATCCCCGGTTGGAGGTCGGCAAGGTCGCGGTCCGGCTGGGGCCCATCACCTCGGCGGCCGACCAGCTCGAGATCACGCTGTATTCGCCAGGCGGGCATACCTCGCGGCCCCACCTGACCGCCGACCTGGTCTACGGGCTGGGCACCTTGATCACCGGATTGCCCGGTGTGTTGTCTCGGCGCATCGATCCGCGCAACAGCACGGTCCTGGTGTGGGGCGCGGTGAATGCGGGCGTAGCCCCCAATGCGATTCCGCAGTCCGGCGTGCTGGCCGGGACCGTACGCACGGCCAGCCGCCAGACCTGGATCGACCTGGAGGCGATTATCTGTGAGGCCGTCACCGGCCTGTTGTCGCCGCTGGCCATCGAGCACACCCTGGCTTACCGGCGTGGGGTGCCGCCGGTGGTCAACGAGGACGTGTCGACGCGCATCCTCACCCACGCGATCGAAGCCGTCGGCCCCGACGTGTTGGCCGACACCCGGCAGTCCGGCGGCGGGGAGGACTTTTCCTGGTACCTCGAAGAGGTACCCGGCGCGATGGCGCGGCTGGGGGTGTGGTCGGGCGATGGGCCGCAACTGGATCTGCACCAGCCGACTTTCGATCTTGACGAGCGGGCGCTGGCTATCGGCGTGCGGGTGATGGTCAACATCATCGAGCAGTCCGCGGCGTTCTGA
- a CDS encoding type IV toxin-antitoxin system AbiEi family antitoxin domain-containing protein, which yields MSRELDRLLDAQGGVVTAAQALAFLSRRGLQRYVNCGALQRVWRGIYSRDDPTVVLRLRGLDLLTGRNVAACMGTAAAAYGFDTERTVDLHVLNPDGRQLRSTNGLVVHRREGVPLTEVKGRTAAAPAWTAIEVARGLRRPRALATLDAALRSCTCTRDELAQVLELQSARRGIVSARELLSLASPLAESPMESEARLVMLDGGLPPPVLQYEVVDLSGRLWRLDFAWPELRVAAEYDGVDWHTGPDAFRRDRARAAALQDLSWVVVPIVAEDVRHHSGQLVRRIQSRLERARAA from the coding sequence GTGAGTAGAGAGCTCGACCGGCTGCTTGACGCGCAAGGCGGTGTGGTGACTGCTGCTCAGGCGCTGGCCTTCCTGTCCCGCCGAGGTCTGCAGCGCTACGTGAACTGCGGTGCTCTGCAGCGGGTTTGGCGCGGGATTTACTCCCGCGACGACCCGACCGTGGTGCTGCGGCTGCGCGGGCTGGACCTGTTGACCGGCAGAAACGTCGCTGCGTGCATGGGCACTGCCGCGGCGGCTTACGGTTTCGACACCGAGAGGACCGTCGACCTGCACGTGCTGAACCCCGACGGGCGGCAATTGCGATCGACCAACGGTCTGGTCGTGCATCGTCGTGAGGGCGTTCCGCTGACTGAGGTCAAAGGACGGACCGCGGCAGCGCCCGCCTGGACGGCGATTGAGGTTGCGCGCGGACTGCGCCGGCCCCGCGCCCTCGCAACGCTGGACGCCGCGCTGCGCAGCTGCACCTGCACCCGTGACGAGCTCGCGCAGGTGCTTGAGTTGCAGTCCGCTCGGCGTGGCATCGTGAGCGCGCGCGAACTGCTCTCGCTGGCTTCGCCTTTGGCCGAGTCGCCGATGGAGAGCGAGGCCCGCCTGGTCATGCTCGACGGAGGACTGCCACCGCCGGTGCTGCAGTACGAAGTCGTAGATCTGAGCGGCCGGCTCTGGCGGCTGGACTTCGCCTGGCCGGAACTCCGCGTCGCGGCGGAGTACGACGGCGTCGACTGGCACACGGGGCCCGACGCATTCCGTCGAGATCGCGCCCGCGCCGCTGCGCTGCAGGATTTGTCTTGGGTCGTTGTGCCGATAGTCGCCGAGGATGTCAGGCATCACTCCGGACAACTCGTTCGCCGTATTCAGTCAAGACTCGAGCGCGCGCGAGCCGCCTGA
- a CDS encoding gamma-glutamylcyclotransferase, with translation MPLYAAYGSNMHPEQMLKRAPHSPMAGTGWLPGWRLTFGGEDIGWEGALATIVEDPDSRVFVVLYDMTPADEMNLDRWEGSEFGVHKKIRCRVERESSDTDIDPVLAWLYVLDGWEGGLPSAQYLGVMADAAEIAGAPADYVHDLRTRPARNIGPGPSSPE, from the coding sequence GTGCCGCTCTACGCCGCCTACGGGTCGAACATGCATCCCGAGCAGATGCTCAAGCGTGCACCGCACTCGCCGATGGCCGGAACTGGCTGGTTACCGGGGTGGCGGCTGACGTTCGGGGGCGAGGACATCGGCTGGGAAGGGGCTCTGGCCACCATCGTCGAGGACCCGGACTCGCGGGTGTTCGTGGTGCTCTACGACATGACGCCGGCCGACGAGATGAACCTGGACCGGTGGGAGGGCTCTGAGTTCGGCGTCCACAAGAAGATCCGCTGCCGGGTGGAGCGCGAGTCGTCGGACACCGACATCGACCCGGTGCTGGCCTGGCTGTATGTGCTGGACGGCTGGGAGGGCGGTCTGCCGTCGGCGCAGTATCTGGGTGTGATGGCCGACGCTGCCGAAATTGCCGGTGCGCCAGCAGATTACGTGCACGACCTGCGCACCCGGCCGGCCCGTAACATCGGTCCGGGGCCCAGCAGTCCGGAGTAG
- a CDS encoding glycerol-3-phosphate dehydrogenase/oxidase, with product MSNPSKAADSEQTWSDGSLGPQQRAQAWERLGGEQFDVVVIGGGVVGSGCALDAATRGLKVALVEARDLASGTSSRSSKMFHGGLRYLEQLEFGLVREALFERELSLTTLAPHLVKPLPFLFPLTKRWWERPYIAAGIFLYDQLGGAKSVPAQKHLTRAGALRLSPGLKRSALIGGIRYYDTVVDDARHTMTVARTAAHYGAVVRCSTQVVALLREGDRVTGVRVRDSEDGSITEVRGHVVVNATGVWTDEIQALSKQRGRFQVRASKGVHVVVPRDRIVSDVAMILRTEKSVLFIIPWGSHWIIGTTDTDWNLDLAHPAATKADIDYILTTVNEVLATPLTHADIDGVYAGLRPLLAGESDETSKLSREHAVAVPAAGLVAIAGGKYTTYRVMAADAIDAAVQFIPTRVAPSITEKVSLLGADGYFALINQVEHVGERAGLHSYRVRHLLDRYGSMMDDVLALAAGRPDLLTPIKDAPGYLKVEAVYAAAAEGALHLEDILARRMRISIEYSHRGVDCAREVADLVAPVLGWSADDVNREVANYKARVEAEVLSQAQPDDVSADELRASAPEARAEILEPVPLN from the coding sequence GTGAGCAACCCGAGCAAGGCAGCCGACAGCGAGCAGACCTGGTCCGACGGCTCGCTGGGACCGCAGCAGCGTGCGCAGGCATGGGAACGTCTCGGTGGCGAGCAGTTCGACGTGGTGGTGATCGGGGGCGGGGTGGTCGGATCCGGCTGCGCGCTGGACGCTGCCACCCGGGGGCTCAAGGTCGCCCTCGTCGAGGCCCGTGACCTTGCCTCCGGCACGTCGAGCCGCTCGTCGAAGATGTTCCACGGCGGCCTGCGCTACCTCGAGCAACTGGAGTTCGGTCTGGTGCGCGAAGCGCTCTTCGAACGCGAACTTTCCCTGACCACGCTGGCGCCGCACCTGGTCAAGCCGTTGCCGTTCCTGTTCCCGTTGACCAAGCGCTGGTGGGAGCGCCCCTACATCGCCGCCGGCATCTTCCTCTACGACCAGCTGGGCGGCGCCAAATCCGTTCCGGCGCAGAAGCATCTGACCCGCGCCGGCGCGCTGCGGCTGAGTCCCGGCCTCAAGCGCAGCGCCCTGATCGGCGGCATCCGCTACTACGACACGGTCGTCGACGACGCCCGCCACACCATGACGGTGGCCCGTACCGCCGCGCACTACGGCGCGGTGGTGCGGTGCTCCACCCAGGTGGTCGCATTGCTGCGCGAGGGTGACCGGGTCACCGGCGTGCGGGTGCGCGACTCCGAGGACGGCTCGATCACCGAGGTCCGCGGCCACGTCGTGGTCAACGCGACCGGGGTGTGGACCGACGAGATCCAGGCGCTGTCCAAGCAGCGCGGCCGGTTCCAGGTCCGCGCGTCCAAGGGCGTGCACGTGGTGGTGCCTCGCGACCGCATCGTCAGCGACGTCGCGATGATCTTGCGCACCGAGAAGTCGGTGCTGTTCATCATCCCGTGGGGCAGCCACTGGATCATCGGCACCACCGACACCGACTGGAACCTCGACCTGGCCCACCCCGCGGCCACCAAGGCCGATATCGACTACATCCTGACCACCGTCAACGAGGTGTTGGCCACCCCCCTGACGCACGCCGACATCGACGGCGTGTACGCCGGGCTGCGCCCGCTGCTGGCCGGGGAGAGCGACGAGACCTCCAAGCTCTCCCGCGAACACGCCGTGGCGGTGCCCGCGGCGGGCCTGGTGGCCATTGCGGGCGGTAAGTACACCACCTACCGGGTGATGGCGGCTGACGCGATCGACGCCGCGGTGCAGTTCATCCCGACCAGGGTGGCGCCGTCGATCACCGAGAAGGTGAGCCTGCTGGGCGCCGACGGGTACTTCGCGCTGATCAACCAGGTGGAACACGTCGGCGAGCGGGCGGGGCTGCACTCCTACCGCGTTCGCCATCTGCTGGACCGCTACGGCTCGATGATGGACGACGTGCTGGCGCTGGCCGCCGGTCGCCCCGACCTGCTCACCCCCATCAAGGACGCGCCCGGCTACCTGAAGGTGGAAGCCGTCTACGCCGCCGCGGCCGAGGGAGCGTTGCACCTCGAGGACATCCTGGCCCGCCGGATGCGCATTTCCATCGAGTACTCGCACCGGGGCGTCGACTGCGCCCGTGAGGTGGCCGACCTGGTGGCGCCGGTGCTGGGTTGGAGCGCTGACGACGTCAACCGGGAGGTCGCCAACTACAAGGCGCGGGTCGAGGCCGAGGTGCTCTCGCAAGCGCAGCCCGACGACGTCTCCGCCGACGAACTGCGCGCCAGCGCACCCGAGGCGCGCGCCGAGATCCTCGAGCCGGTGCCTCTGAATTGA
- a CDS encoding FMN-binding glutamate synthase family protein: protein MKTRSVTAVVGSGLAGLAGWDLWQRRHSILRNFPIVGHLRFVLEAVGPELRQYIVTDNNAEKPFSRDQRRWVYTSSKMSNRYFGFGTDNDLERAHNYPIIKHAAFPISAPDGDPGHPDPKVPLPAAKVLGGARNRARAFRPPSLVNISGMSFGALGGAAITALNQGAAMAGALQSTGEGGVSPYHLRGGDLVWQLGTGYFGCRNDDGTFSLPRLVDQVAAAPSIRAIEIKLSQGAKPGLGGMLPGAKVTEEIAKIRGIPAGKDCKSPAGHSAFGDVDGLLEFVETVAAATGLPVGIKSAVGEEAFWPELAARMARTGRGVDFVTVDGGEGGTGAAPLVFSDHVALPFKWAFPRVYRAFAEQGLQHDVVFIGSGKLGIPENALLALALGCDMINVGRTAMFAIGCIQAQRCHTGRCPTGVATQSAWLQHGLDPALKSVRCANYLATLRFELLTLARACGHVHPALVPLNAIEVLDVDLQSAPAEELFDYKPDWGLPGPADVEAITALRATRTI from the coding sequence GTGAAAACACGCTCTGTGACCGCCGTAGTGGGATCCGGACTTGCCGGGTTGGCCGGCTGGGACCTCTGGCAACGCCGGCACAGCATCCTGCGCAATTTCCCGATCGTCGGCCACTTGCGGTTCGTGCTGGAAGCGGTGGGCCCCGAACTGCGCCAGTACATCGTCACCGACAACAATGCGGAGAAGCCATTCAGCCGCGACCAGCGGCGCTGGGTCTACACCTCGTCGAAGATGAGCAACAGGTACTTCGGCTTCGGCACCGACAACGACCTGGAGCGTGCCCACAATTACCCGATCATCAAGCACGCGGCGTTCCCGATCTCGGCCCCGGACGGCGATCCCGGCCACCCCGACCCGAAGGTGCCGTTGCCGGCGGCCAAGGTGCTCGGCGGAGCGCGCAACCGCGCCAGGGCATTTCGGCCACCCTCCTTGGTCAACATCTCCGGGATGAGTTTCGGGGCGCTGGGCGGTGCGGCCATCACCGCGCTGAACCAGGGTGCCGCGATGGCCGGCGCGTTGCAGAGCACCGGGGAGGGCGGGGTGTCGCCCTATCACCTGCGCGGCGGCGACCTGGTCTGGCAGCTCGGCACCGGCTATTTCGGTTGTCGCAACGACGACGGCACCTTCAGCCTTCCCCGCCTGGTCGACCAGGTGGCCGCCGCGCCGTCGATCCGCGCCATCGAGATCAAGCTCAGCCAGGGCGCCAAACCCGGGTTGGGCGGCATGCTGCCGGGCGCCAAGGTAACCGAGGAGATCGCGAAGATCCGCGGTATCCCGGCCGGAAAGGACTGCAAGAGCCCGGCCGGGCATTCGGCCTTCGGTGACGTCGACGGTCTGCTCGAGTTCGTGGAGACCGTCGCCGCTGCGACGGGGCTTCCGGTGGGCATCAAGTCGGCGGTCGGGGAAGAGGCGTTCTGGCCGGAATTGGCCGCCCGGATGGCCCGCACCGGGCGTGGCGTCGACTTCGTGACGGTCGACGGGGGCGAGGGCGGCACCGGGGCGGCGCCGCTGGTGTTCAGCGATCACGTCGCGCTGCCGTTCAAGTGGGCCTTCCCGCGGGTCTACCGTGCCTTCGCCGAACAAGGTCTGCAGCACGACGTGGTGTTCATCGGCTCCGGCAAATTGGGCATTCCGGAGAACGCGCTGCTGGCCCTGGCGCTGGGTTGCGACATGATCAACGTCGGCCGCACCGCGATGTTCGCCATCGGCTGCATCCAGGCCCAGCGCTGCCACACCGGCCGCTGCCCGACCGGGGTCGCGACGCAATCGGCCTGGCTGCAGCACGGGCTGGACCCGGCGCTGAAGTCGGTGCGCTGCGCCAACTACCTGGCCACCTTGCGCTTCGAGTTGTTGACTTTGGCGCGCGCGTGCGGCCACGTGCACCCCGCCCTGGTTCCGCTGAACGCGATCGAAGTACTCGACGTCGACCTGCAGTCGGCGCCCGCCGAGGAATTGTTCGACTACAAGCCGGACTGGGGACTACCCGGACCGGCCGATGTCGAGGCGATCACGGCTTTGCGGGCAACGCGCACCATCTGA